In a single window of the Xylanimonas protaetiae genome:
- a CDS encoding carbohydrate ABC transporter permease: MAATTVGTAPAPAAKQELRHKKVWSWSQPWVYLVALVTCAVAIGPVLWVVLGGARTNPQFLTDPAGLPNPWNWSNYADILWGQFASRFWGQVMTSAIIAVGTTALVVVLGTSVAYAIGRFPMRGTGALFAIFAAGLMFPATIGILPTWVILGELNLVGNPLGVIIPQVAFALPTTVVILTPFVKAIPREIEEAAEIDGAGRVKFFFRMLLPLARPGMVTVGVLAFVGSWNAFMLPLFVLGAGGAGSNRHTLPLGVQMFQTQFSSSMTSIMAFTTLAAIPALIFFLAMQKYIVNGLSGAVKG; the protein is encoded by the coding sequence ATGGCTGCGACGACCGTCGGCACGGCCCCCGCGCCTGCCGCCAAGCAGGAGCTCCGGCACAAGAAGGTCTGGTCCTGGAGCCAGCCCTGGGTCTACCTGGTCGCCCTGGTGACGTGCGCCGTGGCCATCGGCCCGGTGCTGTGGGTGGTGCTGGGCGGCGCCCGGACCAACCCGCAGTTCCTGACCGACCCGGCCGGCCTGCCGAACCCGTGGAACTGGAGCAACTACGCGGACATCCTCTGGGGTCAGTTCGCGAGCCGCTTCTGGGGCCAGGTCATGACGTCGGCGATCATCGCCGTCGGCACCACGGCCCTCGTGGTGGTGCTGGGGACGTCCGTGGCCTACGCCATCGGCCGCTTCCCGATGCGCGGCACCGGCGCGCTGTTCGCGATCTTCGCCGCGGGCCTGATGTTCCCGGCGACGATCGGCATCCTGCCCACCTGGGTCATCCTGGGCGAGCTCAACCTGGTGGGTAACCCGCTGGGCGTGATCATCCCGCAGGTGGCGTTCGCGCTCCCGACGACGGTCGTGATCCTGACACCGTTCGTCAAGGCCATCCCTCGCGAGATCGAGGAGGCCGCCGAGATCGACGGCGCCGGCCGCGTGAAGTTCTTCTTCCGCATGCTGCTGCCGCTCGCGCGGCCCGGCATGGTGACGGTGGGCGTGCTCGCGTTCGTCGGCTCGTGGAACGCGTTCATGCTGCCGCTGTTCGTCCTCGGCGCGGGCGGCGCGGGCTCCAACCGCCACACCCTGCCGCTGGGCGTGCAGATGTTCCAGACGCAGTTCTCCTCGTCGATGACCTCGATCATGGCGTTCACGACGCTCGCCGCCATCCCGGCGCTGATCTTCTTCCTCGCCATGCAGAAGTACATCGTCAACGGCCTCTCGGGAGCCGTGAAGGGCTGA
- a CDS encoding MinD/ParA family ATP-binding protein, producing MSTTIGVDEHRWARPVGTTLLGEVAGSGLKAPAFLVRRPDGQVVQVSALVNTVLARLDPRRTPAQVADAVSVSYGRTLTVEGLDLLVSVKLAPVGLADDAAHDAGAGARGRARKAPTANPLLSLTMRGTLVPAGVVRRLARVLAPTFRPVVVALVLAAWVAVDVMILADAQVIDALAVVLQTPVVMVGIFALTTLCALVHELGHAAACSYGGATPGRIGVGVYLVAPAFFTNVTDSYRLGRGGRLRTDLGGLYFTVWCLLAVGTAQLVTDSPVLLVVLVLMHVEAFEQLLPAVRLDGYFVLTDLAGVPDLFARIGPVLRSVVPGRPVDPRVADMRPGARRAVTAWVLCVVPLLAAGVVWLVLNLPALTSTAVDAVTHQWSLLSAAWSAHDVAAVLVGIVSLALLAVPVAGLAALAVRTLQSGAALGRRLLTARRPRRQIMDSTLTPGTAPGAHAAPAAGPGDVPDLPASAQGFDLLAALSRSASVLQAPAPWAPAAPGLSAAAPGLNAVAGLEIPRYVPEPEPELVRGPDPAPAAGKPAAEPPAGEAAEPPAGEAAEPPAADVFDPTRLSGLTAAELTDETVLGAPRRLATTGWRKAVRTGTHGAVALGPGRSEVRRDTLHDRVRAPIDGTRRVVVMSRKGGVGKTSVTVGLGATFATLRGDRVVAVDANPDAGNLANRIAGDCDRTITDLIHDAGAVDSFATMRRYTSQCPESRLEVLASDDDARITQALDRAAYRKVVGVLDHFYNLVLLDTGTGILDSANQGLLAEADELVLVLRPALDGARAGAQTLDWLEEHGYPELVRTAVVVLNGVTEAADPAVHVIRDHFAQRCAHVVVVPWDKTLQAGGHTTLAALQPRTREAFMEVAAALADSFHTSPRAVR from the coding sequence ATGAGCACCACCATCGGGGTAGACGAACATCGCTGGGCCCGTCCCGTCGGCACCACCCTGCTCGGGGAGGTCGCCGGGTCGGGCCTCAAGGCGCCCGCGTTCCTCGTGCGGCGCCCGGACGGCCAGGTCGTCCAGGTGTCCGCGCTGGTCAACACGGTCCTGGCCCGGCTCGACCCGCGGCGCACGCCCGCGCAGGTCGCCGACGCCGTCAGCGTGTCCTACGGGCGCACCCTCACCGTCGAGGGGCTCGACCTGCTCGTCTCGGTCAAGCTCGCACCCGTCGGCCTCGCCGACGACGCCGCGCACGACGCCGGTGCCGGTGCCCGCGGCCGGGCCCGCAAGGCGCCGACCGCCAACCCGCTGCTGAGCCTGACGATGCGCGGCACGCTCGTGCCCGCGGGCGTCGTGCGCCGCCTCGCGCGCGTGCTCGCCCCCACCTTCCGGCCCGTCGTCGTCGCGCTCGTGCTGGCCGCCTGGGTGGCCGTCGACGTCATGATCCTCGCGGACGCCCAGGTCATCGACGCCCTGGCCGTCGTGCTGCAGACCCCGGTCGTCATGGTCGGGATCTTCGCGCTGACGACCCTGTGCGCGCTGGTCCACGAGCTCGGCCACGCCGCCGCCTGCTCGTACGGCGGCGCGACGCCGGGGCGGATCGGCGTCGGTGTCTACCTCGTCGCGCCCGCGTTCTTCACCAACGTCACCGACTCCTACCGGCTCGGCCGGGGCGGGCGGCTGCGTACGGACCTCGGGGGCCTCTACTTCACGGTGTGGTGCCTGCTGGCCGTCGGGACCGCGCAGCTCGTCACCGACAGCCCCGTGCTGCTCGTCGTGCTCGTGCTCATGCACGTCGAGGCGTTCGAGCAGCTGCTGCCCGCGGTGCGCCTCGACGGCTACTTCGTGCTCACCGACCTGGCCGGGGTGCCCGACCTGTTCGCCCGCATCGGCCCCGTGCTGCGCAGCGTGGTGCCCGGCCGGCCCGTCGACCCGCGCGTCGCCGACATGCGCCCCGGCGCCCGGCGCGCCGTCACCGCCTGGGTGCTGTGCGTCGTGCCGCTGCTCGCGGCGGGCGTCGTCTGGCTGGTCCTCAACCTGCCCGCCCTGACGTCGACGGCCGTCGACGCCGTCACCCACCAGTGGTCGCTGCTGTCCGCCGCATGGTCCGCGCACGACGTCGCGGCCGTGCTCGTCGGGATCGTCTCGCTCGCCCTGCTGGCCGTGCCCGTGGCCGGCCTGGCGGCGCTCGCGGTCCGCACCCTGCAGTCGGGGGCGGCCCTCGGCCGCCGGCTGCTCACCGCCCGTCGACCGAGGAGGCAGATCATGGACTCGACCCTCACCCCCGGGACCGCCCCCGGGGCCCACGCCGCGCCCGCGGCGGGCCCCGGGGACGTGCCCGACCTGCCCGCGTCCGCGCAGGGCTTCGACCTGCTCGCGGCGCTGAGCCGGTCCGCGTCGGTGCTCCAGGCGCCGGCGCCGTGGGCACCCGCCGCGCCGGGGCTCAGTGCCGCCGCGCCAGGGCTCAACGCCGTCGCGGGCCTGGAGATCCCGCGGTACGTGCCGGAACCCGAGCCGGAGCTCGTGCGCGGGCCGGACCCCGCGCCCGCCGCCGGCAAGCCCGCTGCCGAGCCGCCCGCCGGGGAGGCCGCCGAGCCGCCCGCCGGGGAGGCCGCCGAGCCGCCCGCCGCCGACGTCTTCGACCCGACGCGCCTGTCGGGCCTCACCGCCGCCGAGCTCACCGACGAGACCGTCCTCGGCGCCCCGCGGCGCCTCGCCACGACGGGCTGGCGCAAGGCCGTCCGCACCGGCACCCACGGCGCCGTCGCCCTCGGCCCCGGGAGGTCCGAGGTCCGCCGCGACACCCTGCACGACCGCGTCCGCGCCCCCATCGACGGCACGCGCCGCGTCGTCGTCATGAGCCGCAAGGGCGGCGTCGGCAAGACGTCGGTCACCGTCGGGCTGGGCGCCACGTTCGCCACCCTGCGCGGCGACCGCGTCGTCGCCGTCGACGCCAACCCCGACGCCGGCAACCTCGCCAACCGCATCGCCGGCGACTGCGACCGCACCATCACCGACCTCATCCACGACGCCGGCGCCGTCGACTCGTTCGCGACGATGCGGCGCTACACCTCGCAGTGCCCCGAGTCGCGGCTCGAGGTCCTCGCGTCCGACGACGACGCCCGCATCACCCAGGCCCTCGACCGGGCCGCGTACCGCAAGGTGGTGGGCGTCCTCGACCACTTCTACAACCTCGTGCTGCTCGACACGGGCACCGGCATCCTCGACAGCGCCAACCAGGGCCTGCTCGCCGAGGCCGACGAGCTCGTCCTCGTGCTGCGGCCCGCCCTCGACGGCGCCCGCGCGGGCGCGCAGACCCTCGACTGGCTCGAGGAGCACGGGTACCCCGAGCTGGTCCGCACCGCCGTCGTCGTCCTCAACGGCGTGACCGAGGCGGCCGACCCGGCCGTCCACGTCATCCGCGACCACTTCGCGCAGCGGTGCGCCCACGTCGTCGTCGTCCCCTGGGACAAGACCCTCCAGGCGGGCGGGCACACCACGCTCGCCGCGCTGCAGCCGCGCACGCGCGAGGCGTTCATGGAGGTTGCGGCGGCGCTCGCGGACTCCTTCCACACGAGCCCGAGGGCCGTGCGGTGA
- a CDS encoding AfsR/SARP family transcriptional regulator, with the protein MTVDEAAPAVVGYRLNLLGDAAVLHDGAPVPLLRRERLLVSLLALQGSRPRGHIAGTLWPETPEDRARASLRQSLRTLRQVLPDGFVVGGPGSLGLAPSLDVDVWEVRHQCETVLSGTVRLTVRRALEALHAITGPELLLGEFDDWVDVERRRLQRQRLHALERLTRELKRLGETAWAISAAEAAADLDPLREEPAALLIALHLAEGSVVEARRTFDSFRRRLRTELRVDPSPRVLALLR; encoded by the coding sequence ATGACCGTCGACGAGGCCGCGCCGGCCGTCGTCGGATATCGGCTCAACCTGCTCGGCGACGCCGCCGTCCTGCACGACGGCGCCCCCGTCCCGCTGCTGCGACGCGAGCGGCTGCTCGTGTCGCTGCTCGCGCTCCAGGGCTCCCGACCACGGGGCCACATCGCCGGGACGCTCTGGCCCGAGACGCCCGAGGACCGCGCCCGGGCGTCGCTGCGGCAGTCCCTGCGCACCCTGCGGCAGGTGCTGCCCGACGGGTTCGTCGTGGGCGGGCCGGGTTCGCTCGGGCTCGCTCCGAGCCTCGACGTCGACGTCTGGGAGGTCCGGCACCAGTGCGAGACGGTGCTCTCCGGGACCGTGCGCCTGACCGTGCGCCGGGCGCTGGAGGCGCTCCACGCGATCACCGGGCCGGAGCTGCTGCTCGGGGAGTTCGACGACTGGGTCGACGTCGAGCGGCGGCGGCTCCAGCGACAGCGCCTGCACGCGCTCGAACGGCTGACGCGCGAGCTCAAGCGGCTCGGCGAGACCGCCTGGGCCATCAGCGCGGCCGAGGCCGCGGCCGACCTCGACCCGCTGCGCGAGGAGCCGGCGGCGTTGCTCATCGCACTCCACCTCGCGGAGGGGTCCGTGGTAGAGGCGCGCCGGACGTTCGACTCGTTCCGGCGCCGGCTGCGCACCGAGCTGCGCGTCGACCCGTCGCCACGGGTGCTGGCGCTGCTGCGCTGA
- a CDS encoding GNAT family N-acetyltransferase → MPNVVVLPLTELPADRRAEVARVFAAAYATDLATISRDTERWAAALAPAFVADVCFVALDGDAVVGVAACSHGTTRALRLDPRALRRHLGVVRGTFASLAMGRTFHHRLPYPASTGYVECVATDPAARGRGVATTLMDHLHALPYDDFVLEVTDTNERARALYTRLGYTEHHRRRSRLPWLTGYREALYLTRAGNGARAA, encoded by the coding sequence ATGCCGAACGTCGTCGTCCTCCCTCTGACGGAGCTGCCCGCGGACCGTCGCGCCGAGGTGGCGCGCGTCTTCGCCGCCGCCTACGCCACGGACCTTGCCACGATCTCGCGCGACACCGAGCGGTGGGCGGCCGCGCTCGCCCCGGCGTTCGTGGCCGACGTCTGCTTCGTCGCGCTCGACGGCGACGCGGTGGTGGGCGTGGCGGCCTGCTCCCACGGGACGACGCGCGCCCTGCGGCTCGACCCGCGGGCGCTGCGCCGCCACCTCGGCGTCGTGCGCGGGACGTTCGCCTCCCTCGCCATGGGCCGGACGTTCCACCACCGGCTCCCCTACCCGGCGTCGACGGGCTACGTGGAGTGCGTCGCGACAGACCCCGCGGCCCGCGGCCGGGGCGTGGCGACGACGCTGATGGACCACCTCCACGCGCTCCCATACGACGACTTCGTGCTCGAGGTGACGGACACCAACGAGCGGGCCCGCGCCCTCTACACGCGGCTGGGCTACACGGAGCACCACCGCCGCCGCTCGCGCCTCCCCTGGCTGACGGGCTACCGGGAGGCCCTGTACCTGACGCGGGCGGGGAACGGGGCCCGGGCGGCGTAG
- a CDS encoding pentapeptide repeat-containing protein — protein MARTKPFPERPAIDEVVLTDLVAGDPADLCPGTDLEGVALADVVADRINLARAGVHESHLAGLRAGELDLTGATLVDTVVDGVDVPVVRAVRSTWRGVSLRTARLGSAELYESRWRGVDVVGCKLGYVNLRGATLDDVRFTDCIVDELDLVQATATRVAFAGTRVRRLDVQGATLRHVDLRGAGLEELSGLDALAGTAISPEQLADLAPALAAHLGITVLG, from the coding sequence ATGGCGCGGACCAAGCCCTTCCCCGAACGCCCGGCGATCGACGAGGTCGTCCTGACGGACCTCGTCGCCGGGGACCCGGCGGACCTCTGCCCCGGCACCGACCTCGAGGGCGTCGCGCTCGCCGACGTCGTGGCGGACCGGATCAACCTCGCCCGGGCGGGTGTCCACGAGTCACACCTCGCCGGGCTGCGGGCGGGCGAGCTCGACCTGACGGGCGCGACGCTCGTCGACACGGTCGTCGACGGCGTCGACGTGCCCGTCGTGCGGGCCGTGCGCAGCACGTGGCGCGGCGTGAGCCTGCGCACCGCGCGGCTCGGGTCGGCCGAGCTGTACGAGTCGCGGTGGCGGGGCGTCGACGTCGTCGGCTGCAAGCTCGGCTATGTCAACCTGCGCGGCGCGACGCTCGACGACGTCCGGTTCACCGACTGCATCGTCGACGAGCTCGACCTGGTCCAGGCGACGGCCACCCGCGTCGCGTTCGCGGGCACGCGGGTGCGGCGCCTCGACGTCCAGGGCGCCACGCTGCGGCACGTCGACCTGCGCGGCGCCGGGCTGGAGGAGCTGAGCGGCCTGGACGCGCTCGCCGGGACGGCGATCAGCCCGGAGCAGCTCGCGGACCTGGCGCCGGCGCTGGCCGCGCACCTGGGGATCACCGTGCTCGGGTGA
- a CDS encoding LysR family transcriptional regulator, with protein MQLRQLEYFVAVADERHFARAAERCFVSQPALSAGIAKLEAELGVALIHRVHTFEGLTPEGERLLGWARRILSEHDALKAEVSAMQHGVGGTLRLGVGPTTATAAVPLVHAFCERHPLVRVQVIEHLNAAEIHQHLRDFDLDAGIAYLAPGDQAGLDVRALYEERYVLAGVPALVPDGAEQSTWPDAAAAPLVLLNERTRVRQVIDEAFAAHGLEVDPQVVTGSVASLLALVRDGQWATVVPHTLVGPAGGLRTLPLVDPEITVPVVLAVNAAARDSAAVRAFAAAASAAALRERLRYAR; from the coding sequence GTGCAGCTCCGGCAGCTCGAGTACTTCGTCGCCGTCGCGGACGAGCGTCACTTCGCGCGCGCTGCCGAGCGGTGCTTCGTGTCCCAGCCGGCGCTCTCGGCCGGCATCGCCAAGCTCGAGGCCGAGCTCGGCGTCGCGCTCATCCACCGCGTCCACACGTTCGAGGGCCTGACGCCGGAGGGTGAGCGCCTGCTCGGCTGGGCGCGGCGCATCCTGTCCGAGCACGACGCCCTCAAGGCGGAGGTCAGCGCGATGCAGCACGGCGTCGGCGGCACGCTGCGGCTCGGCGTCGGGCCGACGACGGCGACCGCGGCGGTCCCGCTGGTCCACGCCTTCTGCGAACGGCACCCCCTCGTGCGCGTGCAGGTGATCGAGCACCTCAACGCCGCGGAGATCCACCAGCACCTGCGCGACTTCGACCTCGACGCGGGCATCGCGTACCTCGCGCCGGGCGACCAGGCCGGGCTCGACGTCCGCGCCCTGTACGAGGAGCGCTACGTGCTCGCCGGGGTGCCCGCCCTCGTGCCGGACGGCGCCGAGCAGTCGACCTGGCCGGACGCCGCCGCCGCGCCCCTCGTGCTCCTCAACGAGCGGACGCGCGTGCGCCAGGTGATCGACGAGGCCTTCGCGGCCCACGGCCTCGAGGTCGACCCGCAGGTGGTCACCGGGAGCGTGGCCTCGCTCCTGGCGCTGGTCCGGGACGGGCAGTGGGCCACCGTCGTGCCCCACACCCTCGTCGGCCCGGCGGGCGGCCTGCGGACGCTCCCGCTGGTGGACCCTGAGATCACGGTCCCCGTGGTCCTCGCCGTCAACGCCGCGGCCCGCGACTCGGCCGCCGTGCGGGCTTTCGCGGCCGCTGCCTCGGCCGCGGCGCTGCGAGAGCGCCTGCGGTACGCCCGCTGA
- a CDS encoding winged helix-turn-helix transcriptional regulator translates to MAARDYGQYCAITRALELVGERWSLLIVRDLLVGPRRYGELAAGLPRIPSNILAARLKELQAAGVIRRVPHSRVIVYELTPYGRELEPVVLSLGAWGFKALGDPREEQVITPDSMTMALRTAFRPQVAATLPATAYAARVGSAGLLVRVDGPALEVTRGDGPADLAFAAGPAIHRVISGDLTPDRAIATGVVEVLHGPGDLLGRFATTFHLAA, encoded by the coding sequence ATGGCCGCGCGCGACTACGGGCAGTACTGCGCGATCACGCGAGCCCTGGAGCTCGTGGGCGAGCGCTGGTCGCTGCTCATCGTCCGCGACCTGCTCGTCGGGCCGCGCCGCTACGGAGAGCTCGCCGCGGGGCTCCCGCGCATCCCGAGCAACATCCTGGCGGCGCGGCTCAAGGAGCTGCAGGCGGCCGGCGTCATCCGCCGGGTGCCCCACTCGCGCGTCATCGTCTACGAGCTGACGCCGTACGGGCGCGAGCTCGAGCCCGTCGTGCTCTCGCTCGGCGCGTGGGGCTTCAAGGCGCTGGGCGACCCCCGCGAGGAGCAGGTCATCACGCCGGACTCGATGACGATGGCGCTGCGCACCGCGTTCCGGCCGCAGGTCGCCGCGACGCTGCCCGCGACCGCCTACGCCGCCCGCGTGGGCTCCGCCGGGCTGCTCGTCCGGGTCGACGGCCCCGCGCTGGAGGTGACGCGCGGCGACGGGCCGGCCGACCTGGCCTTCGCCGCGGGCCCCGCCATCCACCGGGTCATCTCCGGCGACCTCACCCCGGACCGCGCGATCGCGACGGGCGTCGTCGAGGTCCTGCACGGGCCGGGCGACCTCCTGGGCCGCTTCGCGACCACGTTCCACCTCGCCGCCTGA
- a CDS encoding VOC family protein: MTAMFVNLPVTDLERAKAFYTALGFTINPLFSDHNAACVVVEEDHSYFMILVREYFQTFTERPIGDPAVTVSASTAIFLDSRAAVDAAVAAGVAAGGAEPGPATDLGFMYQRQLTDPDGNVLEFGYMEPAAAEHGPEAFANQQA; this comes from the coding sequence ATGACCGCGATGTTCGTCAACCTGCCGGTGACCGACCTGGAGCGCGCGAAGGCGTTCTACACGGCGCTCGGCTTCACCATCAACCCGCTCTTCTCCGACCACAACGCCGCCTGCGTCGTCGTCGAGGAGGACCACAGCTACTTCATGATCCTGGTGCGCGAGTACTTCCAGACGTTCACGGAGCGGCCGATCGGCGACCCTGCCGTGACCGTCTCGGCGTCGACGGCGATCTTCCTCGACAGCCGCGCGGCGGTCGACGCCGCCGTCGCCGCGGGCGTGGCGGCGGGCGGTGCCGAGCCGGGCCCGGCCACGGACCTCGGCTTCATGTACCAGCGCCAGCTCACCGACCCCGACGGCAACGTCCTCGAGTTCGGCTACATGGAGCCGGCCGCCGCCGAGCACGGCCCCGAGGCCTTCGCGAACCAGCAGGCCTGA
- a CDS encoding DUF2231 domain-containing protein, with translation MTTDAPHSALARTAEGLEQDARLDGLRSWYRRLAGSLPPGRVLDELRGRSLGHPLHPLLTDLPLGLWLSSAVLDLTGAGRHADAAQRLVGAGFVAAIPTALSGLADWGGLRSVESSRVGALHGVMNAAATFTYGASWWLRRRGHHRAGVAVALAGGATVTASGYLGGHLTLRRGEPAASGATV, from the coding sequence ATGACGACAGACGCACCGCACAGCGCCCTGGCCCGGACGGCCGAGGGGCTCGAGCAGGACGCGCGCCTCGACGGGCTGCGGTCCTGGTACCGCCGGCTCGCCGGTTCCCTGCCACCCGGGCGGGTGCTCGACGAGCTCCGCGGGCGCTCGCTCGGCCACCCGCTGCACCCGCTGCTGACGGACCTGCCCCTCGGGCTGTGGCTGAGCTCCGCCGTCCTCGACCTCACCGGCGCGGGACGTCATGCCGACGCCGCGCAGCGGCTCGTCGGGGCGGGGTTCGTCGCCGCGATCCCGACGGCGCTGAGCGGGCTCGCCGACTGGGGCGGCCTGCGGTCCGTCGAGTCCAGCCGCGTCGGCGCGCTCCACGGGGTGATGAACGCGGCCGCGACATTCACGTACGGCGCCTCGTGGTGGCTGCGCCGGCGCGGGCACCACCGGGCGGGCGTCGCGGTGGCGCTCGCGGGCGGGGCGACCGTGACCGCGAGCGGCTACCTGGGCGGCCACCTGACGTTGCGTCGCGGCGAGCCCGCGGCGAGCGGCGCCACGGTCTGA
- a CDS encoding acetyltransferase, which yields MTAPGKRVLRSDHPDAATLLTDGWSVVARSWGAGLRAADVDDARFRAALVPGVRELGAGDADAVLRLDAATADDYPGDVASAHAPLTPATATPDGARRAWGAFDGESLVAMTFADVAGTHAETDFTVVAASARRRGLATAVKAASVLALVAEGVATFRTGGSADNAGSLAANRALGYVVDEEWWTLAAPAPGR from the coding sequence GTGACGGCTCCTGGCAAGCGCGTGCTGCGCAGCGACCACCCCGACGCGGCGACCCTCCTGACGGACGGGTGGTCCGTGGTCGCGCGGTCCTGGGGCGCGGGCCTGCGTGCCGCCGACGTCGACGACGCCCGGTTCCGGGCGGCGCTGGTCCCGGGCGTCCGGGAGCTCGGCGCGGGCGACGCCGACGCCGTCCTGCGGCTGGACGCCGCCACGGCGGACGACTACCCGGGTGACGTCGCCAGCGCGCACGCGCCGCTCACGCCCGCGACCGCGACCCCGGACGGCGCCCGGCGCGCGTGGGGTGCGTTCGACGGGGAGTCGCTCGTCGCCATGACCTTCGCCGACGTCGCGGGCACCCACGCGGAGACGGACTTCACGGTCGTCGCGGCGAGCGCGCGCCGGCGCGGGCTGGCCACGGCGGTCAAGGCCGCGTCGGTCCTGGCGCTCGTCGCCGAGGGCGTCGCCACGTTCCGCACCGGCGGGTCCGCCGACAACGCGGGGAGCCTCGCCGCGAACCGCGCGCTCGGCTACGTCGTCGACGAGGAGTGGTGGACGCTCGCCGCCCCGGCGCCCGGCAGGTGA
- the rhaS gene encoding rhamnose ABC transporter substrate-binding protein, whose product MKFTMKRSVAPAAVLAVVLAAGACSSGSNANSGASGGASGGGGDVSVVMLPKNLGNPYFDTSTKGAKAATSEFGGTFSEVGPDTGSPDAQVPFINTAAQQGTKALIVSANDPKAICDALDEARQAGTKVVTFDSDTDASCRDLFVNQATAEGIAKVQVDMIAEQIGDAGEIAILSASANATNQNAWIEMMKKDLADHPNITLVDTVYGNDDDQTSFDKTAALLQSHPDLKGIVSPTTVGIAAAARYLSTSSSQGKVALTGLGTPNQMRDYVADGTVTEFALWNPEDLGYLAAFAADALVSGKITGKEGGTFTAGKLGDFTVGADATVLLGDPFRFNKDNIDQFNF is encoded by the coding sequence ATGAAGTTCACCATGAAGCGGTCTGTCGCTCCGGCCGCGGTCCTCGCCGTCGTGCTCGCCGCGGGCGCCTGCTCCTCGGGCAGCAACGCCAACAGCGGCGCGTCCGGCGGCGCCTCCGGCGGGGGCGGCGACGTCTCCGTCGTCATGCTGCCGAAGAACCTCGGCAACCCGTACTTCGACACGAGCACCAAGGGTGCCAAGGCGGCGACGTCCGAGTTCGGCGGCACGTTCTCCGAGGTGGGCCCCGACACCGGCTCGCCCGACGCGCAGGTGCCGTTCATCAACACCGCGGCGCAGCAGGGCACCAAGGCCCTCATCGTGTCCGCGAACGACCCGAAGGCCATCTGCGACGCCCTCGACGAGGCGCGTCAGGCCGGCACCAAGGTCGTCACGTTCGACTCCGACACCGACGCGTCGTGCCGTGACCTGTTCGTCAACCAGGCCACCGCCGAGGGCATCGCCAAGGTGCAGGTCGACATGATCGCGGAGCAGATCGGCGACGCCGGCGAGATCGCGATCCTCTCGGCCAGCGCGAACGCGACCAACCAGAACGCGTGGATCGAGATGATGAAGAAGGACCTCGCCGACCACCCGAACATCACGCTGGTCGACACCGTGTACGGCAACGACGACGACCAGACCTCGTTCGACAAGACCGCGGCGCTGCTCCAGTCGCACCCCGACCTCAAGGGCATCGTCTCGCCCACCACCGTGGGCATCGCCGCCGCGGCCCGCTACCTCTCGACGTCGTCGTCCCAGGGCAAGGTGGCCCTCACCGGCCTGGGCACGCCGAACCAGATGCGCGACTACGTGGCCGACGGCACCGTCACCGAGTTCGCCCTGTGGAACCCCGAGGACCTCGGCTACCTCGCGGCCTTTGCCGCGGACGCGCTGGTCAGCGGCAAGATCACGGGCAAGGAGGGCGGCACCTTCACGGCCGGCAAGCTCGGCGACTTCACGGTCGGGGCGGACGCCACCGTGCTGCTGGGCGACCCGTTCCGGTTCAACAAGGACAACATCGACCAGTTCAACTTCTGA